From Salinirubellus salinus, the proteins below share one genomic window:
- a CDS encoding valine--tRNA ligase, producing MSTPPEQTERTAEEPTLEGEYDPSEVEPKWQQRWVDDETYVYEEPEGDREAVDPDTVFTIDTPPPTVSGSLHWGHVYGATLQDFVARFERMRGQDVFFPFGYDDNGIASERLTEDELDIRHQEFERREFQEKCREVCATYEAEFTEKMQALGVSIDWNNTYQTIEPRVQRISQRSFIDLYEQGREYRQRAPTIWCPECATAISQVETEDDERPSHFHDIEFSVVETDEAFTISTTRPELLPACVAVFVHPDDDANQHLVGEEAKIPLFGQEVPIIEDERVDMETGSGVVMCCTFGDQTDIEWYQAHDLPLRIAIDETGTMTEEADEYAGMGSDEAREAIVADLDEAGALLDRRGITHTVNVHERCGVPVEFLVTEQWYIELLDKKEEYLEAGRSMDWYPEKMFTRYKNWIEGLQWDWAISRQRSSGIPFPVWYCADCDEPVMAENESLPVDPLSDDPPVDSCPECGHAEFVPEDDVFDTWATSSLTPLINAGWQGESEGMTRPELYPMDMRPQGHDIISFWLFHTVVKCYEHTGEVPFDQVMVNGMVLDENRVKMSKSLGNIVEPDSVLEKYPVDAARYWAAGSSVGDDLPYKEKGIVAGERLLQKLWNASRLVDSLAEDAPEERPADLAELDRWLLASLDAEIDYVTEKLENREFSKARDSLRSFFWHTFCDDYLEVAKGRVREDDDESAKWTLRTAHRRFLKLFAPVLAHATEELWAAMYREESSIHQSEWPEPLGIEADLDAGERALSVVGALRKYKSERNLALNEPLSRVRAYGEGLGEFATDIAGAMHVESFELLDERPEVETVVAGIDLDYSKVGPAFGADVPDIESAIEADEYDIEGETLHAAGHDLDAEMFDVEEERRYDGEGDLLELDDAIVIVG from the coding sequence ATGAGTACGCCACCCGAACAGACCGAACGAACCGCGGAGGAACCGACCCTCGAGGGCGAGTACGACCCCAGCGAGGTCGAGCCCAAGTGGCAGCAACGCTGGGTCGACGACGAGACGTACGTCTACGAGGAACCCGAGGGTGACCGTGAGGCGGTCGACCCGGACACCGTCTTCACCATCGACACGCCGCCGCCGACGGTGTCGGGCAGTCTCCACTGGGGGCACGTCTACGGCGCCACGCTGCAGGACTTCGTCGCCCGCTTCGAGCGGATGCGCGGGCAGGACGTCTTCTTCCCCTTCGGCTACGACGACAACGGCATCGCCAGCGAGCGCCTCACGGAGGACGAACTCGACATCCGGCACCAGGAGTTCGAGCGCCGGGAGTTCCAGGAGAAGTGCCGCGAGGTCTGTGCGACCTACGAGGCCGAGTTCACCGAGAAGATGCAGGCGCTCGGCGTCTCCATCGACTGGAACAACACCTACCAGACCATCGAGCCGCGGGTCCAGCGCATCTCCCAGCGCTCGTTCATCGACCTCTACGAGCAGGGCCGGGAGTACCGCCAGCGCGCGCCGACTATCTGGTGTCCGGAGTGCGCCACGGCCATCTCGCAGGTCGAGACGGAGGACGACGAGCGACCGAGCCACTTCCACGACATCGAGTTCTCGGTCGTGGAGACGGACGAGGCGTTCACCATCTCCACGACGCGACCGGAACTCCTGCCCGCGTGTGTCGCCGTCTTCGTCCACCCGGACGACGACGCGAACCAGCACCTCGTCGGCGAGGAGGCGAAGATCCCCCTGTTCGGTCAGGAGGTCCCCATCATCGAGGACGAGCGGGTCGACATGGAGACCGGCTCGGGCGTCGTGATGTGCTGTACGTTCGGCGACCAGACCGACATCGAGTGGTACCAGGCCCACGACCTCCCGCTCCGTATCGCCATCGACGAGACGGGGACGATGACCGAGGAGGCCGACGAGTACGCCGGGATGGGGAGCGACGAAGCACGCGAGGCTATCGTCGCCGACCTCGACGAGGCTGGTGCCCTGCTCGACCGGCGCGGCATCACGCACACCGTCAACGTCCACGAGCGGTGTGGCGTCCCCGTCGAGTTCCTCGTCACCGAGCAGTGGTACATCGAGCTACTGGACAAGAAGGAGGAGTACCTTGAGGCGGGCCGGTCGATGGACTGGTACCCCGAGAAGATGTTCACGCGGTACAAGAACTGGATCGAGGGGCTGCAGTGGGACTGGGCCATCTCGCGCCAGCGCTCCTCGGGCATCCCGTTCCCGGTCTGGTACTGCGCCGACTGCGACGAACCGGTCATGGCCGAGAACGAGAGCCTGCCGGTCGACCCGCTCAGCGACGACCCGCCGGTCGACTCGTGTCCGGAGTGTGGCCACGCCGAGTTCGTCCCGGAGGACGACGTCTTCGACACGTGGGCCACCTCGTCGCTCACCCCGCTCATCAACGCGGGCTGGCAGGGCGAGAGCGAGGGCATGACGCGGCCGGAGCTCTACCCGATGGACATGCGGCCGCAGGGCCACGACATCATCTCGTTCTGGCTGTTCCACACCGTCGTCAAGTGCTACGAGCACACCGGCGAGGTCCCGTTCGACCAGGTCATGGTCAACGGGATGGTGCTGGACGAGAACCGCGTCAAGATGTCGAAGTCGCTCGGGAACATCGTCGAACCCGACTCGGTCCTCGAGAAGTACCCGGTCGACGCGGCGCGCTACTGGGCCGCCGGCTCCAGCGTCGGCGACGACCTGCCGTACAAGGAGAAGGGTATCGTCGCGGGCGAGCGCCTGCTCCAGAAGCTCTGGAACGCCTCGCGGCTGGTCGACTCGCTGGCCGAGGACGCGCCCGAGGAGCGGCCCGCGGACCTCGCGGAACTGGACCGCTGGCTGCTGGCGTCGCTCGACGCCGAGATCGACTACGTCACCGAGAAGCTCGAGAACCGGGAGTTCTCGAAGGCCCGCGACTCGCTCCGATCGTTCTTCTGGCACACGTTCTGTGACGACTACCTCGAGGTCGCCAAGGGCCGGGTCCGCGAGGACGACGACGAGAGCGCGAAGTGGACGCTCCGGACCGCCCACCGGCGGTTCCTCAAACTGTTCGCGCCCGTGCTCGCGCACGCGACGGAGGAGCTATGGGCCGCGATGTACCGCGAGGAGTCGAGCATCCACCAGTCCGAGTGGCCCGAGCCGCTCGGCATCGAGGCGGACCTCGACGCGGGCGAGCGGGCTCTCTCGGTCGTCGGCGCGCTCCGGAAGTACAAGTCCGAGCGCAACCTCGCGCTGAACGAACCGCTCTCGCGGGTCCGCGCCTACGGCGAGGGCCTCGGCGAGTTCGCGACCGACATCGCGGGTGCGATGCACGTCGAGTCGTTCGAACTGCTGGACGAGCGGCCGGAGGTCGAGACGGTCGTCGCGGGCATCGACCTCGACTACTCGAAGGTCGGGCCGGCGTTCGGGGCGGACGTCCCGGACATCGAGTCGGCCATCGAGGCCGACGAGTACGACATCGAGGGCGAGACGCTCCACGCGGCGGGTCACGACCTCGACGCGGAGATGTTCGACGTCGAGGAGGAACGCCGGTACGACGGCGAGGGCGACCTGCTGGAACTCGACGACGCCATCGTCATCGTCGGGTAG
- a CDS encoding GNAT family N-acetyltransferase, whose protein sequence is MTAADARAVERWRYPAPYDVYDRRSARSLDPAAEPGRYFAAENKEHLAGFFEFERQTEEGTLRFDLSLRPDLTGEGHGESFVSAGLRFAEDRWDADSYEVEVDSFNDRALTVYERLGFSPVEGQAVSDGGRSAEYVLMRSDGTPE, encoded by the coding sequence ATGACCGCGGCTGACGCCCGTGCCGTCGAGCGCTGGCGCTACCCCGCGCCGTACGACGTCTACGACCGACGCTCGGCCCGGTCGCTCGATCCGGCGGCAGAACCGGGACGGTACTTCGCCGCCGAGAACAAGGAACACCTCGCGGGGTTCTTCGAGTTCGAGCGCCAGACAGAGGAGGGCACCCTCCGGTTCGACCTCTCGCTGCGCCCGGACCTGACCGGCGAGGGCCACGGCGAGTCGTTCGTCAGCGCCGGCCTCCGCTTCGCCGAGGACCGCTGGGACGCCGACTCCTACGAGGTGGAGGTGGACTCGTTCAACGACCGTGCGCTGACCGTCTACGAGCGGCTGGGGTTCTCGCCCGTCGAGGGGCAGGCGGTCTCCGACGGTGGTCGCTCGGCCGAGTACGTCCTGATGCGCTCCGACGGCACGCCGGAGTGA
- a CDS encoding acyl-CoA synthetase, with amino-acid sequence MTPGADDADHGYRVMPEYGDYETARESFAWDLPADHHPAEDLLRKHDPDAPAVHHVREDGVETHTFGDLDERSNRLAGALESLGVSPGDRVGVCVPQRPANPVTHLACWKVGAATVPLTVLFGTDALRYRLADAEAVALVADARVRETVASIRDDCPDLADVVYVGAGSTATDAHDFDTLLADGPAGFDPHDATPETETAVMYTSGSTGPPKGVVHSHALWLGRAAAAHNFFEGYDGADTVVWTPADWAWGAALGGTLFGAWHHGHPVVAAPREGFDPEWAFSLLADHDVTHAFMPPTALRMLMTVEAPAERFDLSLSVLATAGEPLTPEVLEWVETDLPGVACNEFYGQTELNLAVGNRSDWFDPEPGSMGRPLPGYDLAILDRETRTPLPTGETGEVALYPGDRRVFFDRYLGKPEATRAKTITLSAEDVAGTALPAGEWFLTDDLATRDDDGYVHFVSRADDVILTSGYRVGPLEVEKALLEHPAVEQAGVVGLPDETRGERIVAFVERADGDPTDDDLREELRTLVRERLAEYEYPREIRFVDDLPKTSTGKVRRTSLREREDG; translated from the coding sequence ATGACACCGGGCGCAGACGACGCAGACCACGGCTACCGCGTGATGCCCGAGTACGGGGACTACGAGACGGCCCGCGAGTCGTTCGCGTGGGACCTCCCAGCCGACCACCACCCCGCCGAGGACCTCCTGCGGAAGCACGACCCCGACGCCCCCGCGGTCCACCACGTCCGTGAGGACGGGGTCGAGACCCACACGTTCGGCGACCTCGACGAGCGGTCGAACCGACTCGCCGGCGCCCTCGAGTCCCTCGGCGTCTCGCCCGGCGACCGCGTCGGCGTCTGCGTCCCCCAGCGCCCCGCCAACCCCGTCACCCACCTCGCGTGCTGGAAGGTGGGCGCCGCCACCGTCCCTCTCACCGTCCTCTTCGGCACCGACGCCCTGCGGTACCGACTGGCCGACGCCGAGGCCGTCGCCCTCGTCGCGGACGCGCGCGTGCGAGAGACGGTAGCGTCCATCCGCGACGACTGTCCGGACCTCGCGGACGTCGTCTACGTGGGTGCGGGCTCGACGGCCACCGACGCCCACGACTTCGACACCCTCCTCGCTGACGGCCCGGCCGGCTTCGACCCGCACGACGCCACCCCCGAGACGGAGACGGCGGTGATGTACACCTCCGGGTCGACGGGCCCCCCGAAGGGAGTCGTCCACAGCCACGCCCTCTGGCTGGGCCGGGCGGCCGCGGCCCACAACTTCTTCGAGGGCTACGACGGCGCGGACACCGTCGTCTGGACGCCCGCCGACTGGGCGTGGGGGGCCGCGCTCGGCGGCACCCTGTTCGGCGCGTGGCACCACGGTCACCCCGTCGTCGCCGCCCCACGCGAGGGGTTCGACCCCGAGTGGGCGTTCTCCCTGCTCGCCGACCACGACGTGACCCACGCGTTCATGCCGCCGACGGCGCTCCGGATGCTGATGACGGTCGAGGCCCCAGCGGAGCGCTTCGACCTCTCGCTCTCCGTGCTGGCCACCGCGGGCGAACCGCTCACCCCGGAGGTCCTCGAGTGGGTCGAGACGGACCTCCCCGGCGTCGCCTGCAACGAGTTCTACGGCCAGACCGAGCTCAACCTCGCCGTCGGCAACCGCTCGGACTGGTTCGACCCCGAGCCGGGGAGCATGGGTCGGCCCCTGCCGGGCTACGACCTCGCTATCCTCGACCGGGAGACACGGACGCCGCTCCCCACGGGCGAGACCGGCGAGGTAGCCCTGTATCCCGGTGACCGCCGCGTCTTCTTCGACCGCTACCTCGGCAAGCCCGAGGCCACGCGCGCGAAGACCATCACCCTCTCGGCCGAGGACGTGGCCGGCACGGCCCTCCCCGCGGGCGAGTGGTTCCTCACGGACGACCTCGCCACCCGCGACGACGACGGCTACGTCCACTTCGTCTCCCGGGCCGACGACGTCATCCTCACCTCTGGCTACCGCGTGGGGCCGCTGGAGGTGGAGAAGGCGTTGCTCGAACACCCCGCGGTCGAACAGGCCGGCGTCGTGGGGCTCCCGGACGAGACCCGGGGCGAGCGCATCGTGGCCTTCGTAGAGCGGGCCGATGGCGACCCCACCGACGACGACCTCCGCGAGGAGCTCCGCACGCTCGTCCGCGAGCGACTGGCCGAGTACGAGTACCCCCGCGAGATACGGTTCGTCGACGACCTGCCCAAGACCTCGACCGGGAAGGTGCGACGGACGTCGCTCAGGGAGCGCGAGGACGGGTAG
- a CDS encoding quinone-dependent dihydroorotate dehydrogenase: MLYEAAKPLLFSLPAETVHETALSALELAQRTGLTDRLADRYTVDDPRLETEAFGQSFDNPLGIAAGFDKDARVPNALAAFGFGHVEVGGVTAEAQPGNPRPRLFRLPEDRALVNRMGFNNEGADVAGERLAATDVPVPVGVNIGKSKTTPLEDAEADYLYTYERVAEGGDYFVVNVSSPNTPGLRELQQRERLESILGTLRDAGADPLLVKLSPDLPEPAVEEAIAVVDDLGLDGIIATNTTTQRPESLRNENRVETGGLSGAPIEDAATAMVRFVAERTDVPVVGVGGVADAEGAYAKIRAGASVVQLYTAFVYEGPSIARDINEGLLERLDRDGFESVEDAVGADLD; this comes from the coding sequence ATGCTGTACGAGGCCGCCAAGCCGCTGCTCTTCTCGCTCCCGGCCGAGACCGTCCACGAGACCGCGCTCTCCGCGCTCGAACTCGCTCAGCGGACCGGGCTCACCGACCGACTCGCCGACCGCTACACGGTCGACGACCCCCGACTCGAGACCGAGGCGTTCGGCCAGTCGTTCGACAACCCCCTCGGGATCGCCGCCGGCTTCGACAAGGACGCTCGCGTCCCGAACGCCCTCGCGGCGTTCGGCTTCGGCCACGTCGAGGTGGGCGGCGTCACCGCCGAGGCCCAGCCCGGCAACCCCCGCCCGCGCCTCTTCCGCCTCCCCGAGGACCGCGCTCTCGTCAACCGCATGGGCTTCAACAACGAGGGTGCGGACGTCGCCGGCGAACGCCTCGCCGCGACGGACGTCCCGGTCCCCGTCGGCGTCAACATCGGGAAGTCGAAGACCACCCCCCTCGAGGACGCCGAGGCAGACTACCTGTACACCTACGAGCGCGTCGCCGAGGGTGGCGACTACTTCGTCGTCAACGTCTCCTCGCCGAACACGCCCGGCCTCCGCGAACTCCAGCAACGCGAGCGCCTCGAGTCCATCCTCGGGACCCTCCGTGACGCCGGGGCCGACCCGCTGCTCGTGAAGCTCTCGCCCGACCTCCCCGAGCCAGCCGTCGAGGAGGCCATCGCCGTCGTCGACGACCTGGGGCTGGACGGCATCATCGCCACGAACACCACCACCCAGCGCCCCGAGAGCCTCCGCAACGAGAACCGCGTCGAGACGGGCGGCCTCTCCGGGGCCCCCATCGAGGACGCGGCCACCGCGATGGTCCGGTTCGTCGCCGAGCGAACCGACGTCCCCGTCGTCGGCGTCGGCGGCGTGGCCGACGCCGAGGGGGCCTACGCCAAGATTCGCGCGGGCGCCAGCGTCGTCCAGCTCTACACCGCCTTCGTCTACGAGGGCCCGAGCATCGCCCGCGACATCAACGAGGGACTGCTGGAACGCCTCGACCGCGACGGCTTCGAGAGTGTCGAGGACGCGGTGGGCGCGGACCTCGACTGA
- a CDS encoding AbrB/MazE/SpoVT family DNA-binding domain-containing protein, with translation MVRKKKLSPSGAKDENGEYHNVHVNLHEDELAVAGLEIGDEVFVRVRDNKIIIQKADPDEVEHEF, from the coding sequence ATGGTCCGCAAGAAGAAGCTCAGTCCGAGTGGGGCGAAGGACGAGAACGGCGAGTACCACAACGTTCACGTCAACCTCCACGAGGACGAACTCGCCGTCGCCGGCCTCGAGATCGGCGACGAGGTGTTCGTGCGCGTGCGCGACAACAAGATTATCATCCAGAAGGCGGACCCGGACGAGGTCGAACACGAGTTCTGA
- a CDS encoding non-histone chromosomal MC1 family protein, whose translation MARDDDNKRNFALRDATGQESSVFSGRTPRQAALKAARRLDPGKTEQQAQHHELRLREKGTKKVHIYDGWAWKESAPDDKPGWMPGEITEANVSKKGIEHLEEI comes from the coding sequence ATGGCACGTGACGACGACAACAAGCGGAACTTCGCACTGCGCGACGCGACTGGCCAGGAGAGCAGCGTCTTCTCTGGGCGTACCCCACGGCAGGCAGCTCTGAAGGCAGCACGCCGACTGGACCCAGGCAAGACCGAACAGCAGGCGCAGCATCACGAACTCAGGCTCCGAGAGAAAGGGACGAAGAAGGTCCACATCTACGACGGGTGGGCCTGGAAAGAGTCGGCGCCGGACGACAAACCCGGCTGGATGCCCGGCGAGATCACGGAGGCGAACGTCTCGAAGAAGGGCATCGAGCACCTCGAGGAGATCTGA
- a CDS encoding acyl-CoA dehydrogenase family protein produces MTTTQSTPPAFEETSELDLIRQTAADIASDYDDQYWRDVADGMEPEAFWQDCADAGFLGATVPEEYGGEGMGFWELSAIVEELSERGCMGVEMLFVVTVCFGGITLTNYGTEEQKTEILPQLCDGDYNFCMALTEPDAGHNAPNMDTFAERDGDEFVIDGTKQWISGVERADKMLLVARTQKREEVPKRTQGVTLFLADPHDDAIEFRELDTGIPTPEKQFEVSIDGYRAHEDDVIGTEGMGLYQLFDTVNPERLLGAAGAVGIGRNALRRAIDYAKEREVFDQPIGAHQAVQHPIAEHWSRLEAAHLLLRKAAWMVDNEPDPKKRAEIANMAKLRATEAGHDATDVAVQVHGGNGFSRDYTVIDMWKGTRLGKVAPGSTEMMRNHIAEHTLGLPRSY; encoded by the coding sequence ATGACAACCACGCAGTCGACACCCCCGGCGTTCGAGGAGACGAGCGAACTCGACCTCATCAGGCAGACCGCCGCGGACATCGCCTCGGACTACGACGACCAGTACTGGCGCGACGTGGCCGACGGGATGGAACCCGAGGCGTTCTGGCAGGACTGTGCGGACGCCGGGTTCCTCGGCGCCACCGTGCCCGAGGAGTACGGCGGCGAGGGGATGGGGTTCTGGGAGCTCTCGGCCATCGTCGAGGAACTCTCCGAGCGCGGCTGCATGGGTGTGGAGATGCTGTTCGTCGTCACCGTCTGTTTCGGTGGCATCACGCTCACCAACTACGGCACCGAGGAGCAGAAGACGGAGATCCTCCCGCAGCTCTGTGACGGGGACTACAACTTCTGCATGGCGCTGACCGAACCCGACGCGGGGCACAACGCGCCGAACATGGATACGTTCGCCGAGCGTGACGGCGACGAGTTCGTGATCGACGGCACGAAACAGTGGATCTCGGGTGTCGAGCGCGCGGACAAGATGCTCCTGGTCGCGCGCACCCAGAAGCGCGAGGAGGTCCCCAAGCGCACGCAGGGCGTGACCCTGTTCCTCGCGGACCCGCACGACGACGCCATCGAGTTCCGCGAACTCGACACCGGCATCCCCACGCCGGAGAAACAGTTCGAGGTGTCCATCGACGGCTACCGCGCCCACGAGGACGACGTCATCGGCACCGAGGGGATGGGACTCTACCAGCTGTTCGACACCGTCAACCCCGAGCGACTCCTCGGTGCCGCGGGCGCGGTGGGCATCGGCCGCAACGCGCTCCGGCGGGCCATCGACTACGCGAAGGAGCGCGAGGTGTTCGACCAGCCCATCGGCGCACACCAGGCGGTCCAGCACCCCATCGCCGAGCACTGGTCCCGGCTGGAGGCCGCACACCTCCTGCTCCGGAAGGCCGCGTGGATGGTCGACAACGAACCGGACCCGAAGAAGCGTGCGGAGATCGCCAACATGGCGAAGCTCCGCGCGACCGAGGCGGGCCACGACGCCACGGACGTGGCGGTGCAGGTCCACGGTGGCAACGGCTTCTCGCGTGACTACACGGTCATCGACATGTGGAAGGGCACGCGGCTGGGGAAGGTGGCGCCCGGCTCGACGGAGATGATGCGCAACCACATCGCCGAGCACACGCTGGGGCTGCCGCGCTCCTACTAG
- a CDS encoding CPCC family cysteine-rich protein: protein MSTGDPRRYRDDSPVSRERGFCPCCGYQTLAPDTPGSYEVCPVCYWLDDLVAFYDPGYESEYNHLSLARARENYEEYGAITAAAVERTRAPRETERRDPNWPYRE, encoded by the coding sequence GTGTCGACCGGCGACCCCCGGCGGTACCGCGACGACAGCCCGGTCTCCCGCGAGCGTGGGTTCTGTCCCTGCTGTGGCTACCAGACGCTCGCGCCGGACACGCCGGGGTCCTACGAGGTCTGTCCGGTCTGTTACTGGCTCGACGACCTCGTCGCGTTCTACGACCCCGGCTACGAGAGCGAGTACAACCACCTCTCGCTGGCGCGCGCACGCGAGAACTACGAGGAGTACGGGGCCATCACCGCGGCGGCCGTCGAGCGGACACGTGCGCCACGGGAGACGGAGAGGCGCGACCCGAACTGGCCGTACAGGGAGTAG
- a CDS encoding DUF6360 family protein produces MADRIMRVNAYTTLDLLDGTAEGHDFTDEAYATLNVTAPLRNPDHLTLQLELDNTQLSNLPAHADTVTLTPEQARTLAAELEEHAQTVEAHLADAE; encoded by the coding sequence ATGGCCGACCGGATCATGCGGGTGAACGCCTACACCACCCTCGACCTGCTGGACGGGACCGCGGAGGGCCACGACTTCACCGACGAGGCCTACGCCACGCTGAACGTCACCGCACCGCTCCGGAACCCCGACCACCTCACGCTCCAGCTCGAGCTGGACAACACGCAGCTCTCGAACCTCCCGGCTCACGCCGACACGGTGACGCTGACCCCCGAGCAGGCACGGACACTCGCGGCCGAACTAGAGGAACACGCCCAGACGGTCGAGGCACACCTCGCGGACGCGGAGTGA
- a CDS encoding nitrite/sulfite reductase yields the protein MPSKVEGWKDEVYGTEIRDHLFRFAAEGWDAIPEDERDAWFERFKWWGLYHQRKGQESYFMLRVGTPLGRLTPEQLRVVGEIAAEYATGPAENPEWDGAYCDWTTRQSIQLHWIELGDVPAIFEKLEAHGLSTIQACGDSWRNIVGSPLAGRDADEHLDVWPLVQELNAAFKGNPAHSNLPRKWKVSVTGDTRGSGQGDINDLAFEPATKERDGETVKGFNVRVGGGLSRKEPRLARDIDVFCTPERMTDVSAGISALFRDHGDRDNRFNARIKFLVDEWGAEKLREVLQEYVDYDLPTAGEDLRHQYDYNAGRADSAGDYVGVHEQADGRYFVGLSVLVGRTSASDTIALADLAEAYGSELVGITQRQNLVVADIDEGDLEEFLAEPLLERYAPDPHPFMRGSIACTGTEYCSLSIVETKNRMVRYARWLKDNVLVPEGVEDFHIHLSGCTASCAQPQIADISLRGMKTRKDGEPVEAFDIGLGGGLGENPQFADWVELRVAADEVPGYVRNLLATFETERRDGESFRDFVARHDEDDLQNLAEPEETTYEDPFMHNTKTTWYPYAADDDLAASPAPSTADD from the coding sequence ATGCCGAGCAAGGTCGAAGGCTGGAAGGACGAGGTCTACGGCACGGAGATCCGGGACCACCTCTTCCGGTTCGCTGCTGAGGGCTGGGACGCCATCCCCGAGGACGAACGCGACGCGTGGTTCGAGCGCTTCAAGTGGTGGGGTCTGTACCACCAGCGGAAGGGACAGGAGTCGTACTTCATGCTGCGGGTCGGGACGCCGCTGGGTCGCCTGACGCCCGAACAGCTCCGGGTCGTCGGCGAGATCGCCGCTGAGTACGCCACCGGCCCCGCCGAGAACCCCGAGTGGGACGGCGCCTACTGCGACTGGACGACGCGCCAGTCCATCCAGCTCCACTGGATCGAACTGGGGGACGTCCCGGCCATCTTCGAGAAGCTCGAAGCCCACGGCCTCTCGACCATCCAGGCCTGCGGTGACTCGTGGCGCAACATCGTCGGCTCGCCGCTCGCCGGGCGTGACGCGGACGAACACCTCGACGTCTGGCCGCTCGTCCAGGAACTCAACGCGGCGTTCAAGGGGAACCCCGCGCACTCGAACCTCCCGCGCAAGTGGAAGGTGAGCGTGACGGGCGACACCCGCGGCTCCGGCCAGGGTGACATCAACGACCTCGCGTTCGAACCGGCCACGAAGGAACGCGACGGCGAGACGGTGAAGGGGTTCAACGTCCGCGTCGGCGGGGGCCTCTCGCGCAAGGAGCCGCGACTCGCCCGCGACATCGACGTGTTCTGTACGCCCGAGCGGATGACCGACGTCTCCGCCGGCATCTCCGCGCTGTTCCGTGACCACGGCGACCGGGACAACCGGTTCAACGCCCGCATCAAGTTCCTCGTCGACGAGTGGGGCGCCGAGAAGCTCCGCGAGGTCCTGCAGGAGTACGTGGACTACGACCTCCCCACCGCGGGCGAGGACCTGCGTCACCAGTACGACTACAACGCCGGGCGCGCCGACTCGGCCGGCGACTACGTCGGCGTCCACGAGCAGGCCGACGGGCGGTACTTCGTCGGCCTCTCGGTCCTCGTGGGGCGCACCAGCGCCTCGGACACCATCGCGCTCGCCGACCTCGCCGAGGCGTACGGCTCGGAACTGGTCGGCATCACCCAGCGACAGAACCTCGTCGTCGCCGACATCGACGAGGGGGACCTCGAGGAGTTCCTCGCCGAACCCCTGCTCGAACGGTACGCCCCGGACCCGCACCCGTTCATGCGTGGCTCCATCGCCTGCACGGGGACGGAGTACTGCTCGCTCTCCATCGTCGAGACGAAGAACCGGATGGTCCGCTACGCCCGCTGGCTGAAGGACAACGTCCTGGTGCCCGAGGGCGTCGAGGACTTCCACATCCACCTCTCCGGGTGTACGGCCTCGTGCGCCCAGCCACAGATCGCCGACATCTCCCTGCGCGGGATGAAGACCCGCAAGGACGGCGAGCCGGTCGAGGCGTTCGACATCGGGCTCGGCGGCGGCCTCGGCGAGAACCCGCAGTTCGCCGACTGGGTCGAGCTGCGCGTCGCCGCCGACGAGGTGCCGGGGTACGTCCGGAACCTGCTGGCGACGTTCGAGACCGAGCGTCGGGACGGCGAGAGCTTCCGCGACTTCGTCGCGCGCCACGACGAGGACGACCTCCAGAACCTCGCCGAGCCCGAGGAGACCACGTACGAGGACCCGTTCATGCACAACACGAAGACGACGTGGTACCCGTACGCGGCGGACGACGACCTGGCGGCGAGCCCCGCCCCGTCGACGGCCGACGACTAG
- a CDS encoding DUF7119 family protein has translation MRDRRGLPTDRESPVGEPVIRGDPAVAGDRAARFDPNDPESLADAADTVRRFSQNTAGDPDNVFMLRGAAACAALVRGEGSYKAAAERAGGDATVAFIRKWARVHDLPRSIRRYVAHGRIAPTAAKHVARVAGESRFMLAWAVLDHDLTVREVRKVASAINDGATVEAALAEVGAELGELTLTLPPSTYLELRRQAALGDTDPDELVAEALAEYLE, from the coding sequence ATGAGAGACCGACGGGGCCTGCCGACGGACCGCGAGTCGCCGGTCGGCGAACCGGTCATCCGTGGCGACCCCGCTGTCGCCGGCGACCGTGCGGCCCGATTCGACCCGAACGACCCGGAGAGCCTCGCGGACGCCGCCGACACCGTGCGGCGGTTCTCGCAGAACACCGCCGGCGACCCGGACAACGTCTTCATGCTCCGGGGGGCCGCCGCCTGCGCCGCACTGGTCCGCGGCGAGGGCTCGTACAAGGCCGCGGCCGAACGCGCCGGCGGTGACGCCACCGTCGCGTTCATCCGCAAGTGGGCGCGGGTCCACGACCTCCCCCGGTCGATCCGGCGCTACGTCGCTCACGGCCGCATCGCCCCCACGGCCGCCAAACACGTCGCTCGCGTCGCCGGTGAGTCCCGGTTCATGCTCGCGTGGGCCGTCCTCGACCACGACCTGACCGTCCGCGAGGTCCGGAAGGTGGCGAGCGCCATCAACGACGGGGCGACGGTGGAGGCGGCGCTGGCGGAGGTGGGTGCGGAACTCGGCGAACTGACGCTGACCCTGCCGCCGAGCACCTACCTCGAACTGCGGCGGCAGGCCGCGCTGGGTGACACCGACCCGGACGAACTGGTGGCCGAGGCGCTGGCCGAGTACCTGGAGTAG